One genomic region from Euleptes europaea isolate rEulEur1 chromosome 6, rEulEur1.hap1, whole genome shotgun sequence encodes:
- the LOC130478917 gene encoding olfactory receptor 1019-like isoform X2 yields MNQNLTEFIFVGFTDDPQLELALFVVFLFIYLANVVGNIGMVLLIILDGQLHTPMYIFICHLSIMDLGYSTAIAPRMLADFLRHPKIISFSSCVIQFVFFVAFVDAECYTLAAMAYDRYAAICRPLHYTTVMSKKVCVVLGIFCYFAGLMSMVAHTSLTFTLEFCGPNIINHFFCEIPPLIALSCSDTSNSEILLFFFCGVNEISTIIVILISYFYIFAAILRIRSAEGRSKAFSTCASHLTGVILFYGTVMFMYLRPPSSYSLDQDKWASVFYTLVNPALNPLIYSLRNKDVKEAFRRVISKTVFLN; encoded by the exons ATGAACCAGAACC TGACTGAGTTCATTTTTGTAGGCTTCACAGATGATCCACAACTAGAGCTTGCCCTCTTTGTGGTGTTCTTGTTCATCTACCTTGCAAATGTAGTAGGGAATATAGGTATGGTCCTCCTGATAATTTTGGATGGACAGCTTCACACTCCCATGTACATCTTTATCTGCCACCTCTCTATAATGGACCTGGGCTACTCCACCGCCATAGCTCCTCGTATGTTGGCTGACTTCCTGCGCCATCCCAAGATCATCTCTTTCTCTAGCTGTGTCATTCAATTTGTATTTTTTGTGGCCTTTGTCGATGCTGAATGTTACACCTTAGCTGCCATGGCATATGATCGTTATGCAGCTATCTGCCGTCCTCTCCATTATACCACAGTCATGTCAAAGAAGGTCTGTGTGGTACTGGGGATTTTTTGCTACTTTGCAGGTCTGATGAGCATGGTAGCCCATACTAGCCTCACCTTCACTTTAGAATTCTGTGGTCCCAATATCATcaaccatttcttctgtgaaataCCTCCACTCATAGCATTATCTTGCTCTGACACTTCTAACAGTGAaattctcctctttttcttctgtggAGTCAATGAGATCAGCACCATCATTGTCATCCTGATCTCCTACTTCTACATCTTTGCTGCCATTTTGAGGATCCGTTCTGCTGAGGGCAGAAGCAAAGCCTTCTCCACCTGTGCTTCCCATCTGACTGGAGTCATACTCTTTTATGGGACAGTTATGTTTATGTATCTGAGACCACCCTCCAGCTATTCATTAGACCAGGACAAATGGGCCTCTGTGTTCTACACACTAGTGAATCCTGCACTGAACCCCCTAATCTACAGCCTGAGAAACAAAGACGTGAAGGAGGCTTTTCGAAGGGTCATCAGTAAAACAGTGTTTTTAAACTAA
- the LOC130478917 gene encoding olfactory receptor 1019-like isoform X1 produces the protein MNIKVCNLTEFIFVGFTDDPQLELALFVVFLFIYLANVVGNIGMVLLIILDGQLHTPMYIFICHLSIMDLGYSTAIAPRMLADFLRHPKIISFSSCVIQFVFFVAFVDAECYTLAAMAYDRYAAICRPLHYTTVMSKKVCVVLGIFCYFAGLMSMVAHTSLTFTLEFCGPNIINHFFCEIPPLIALSCSDTSNSEILLFFFCGVNEISTIIVILISYFYIFAAILRIRSAEGRSKAFSTCASHLTGVILFYGTVMFMYLRPPSSYSLDQDKWASVFYTLVNPALNPLIYSLRNKDVKEAFRRVISKTVFLN, from the exons ATGAATATTAAGGTGTGCAATC TGACTGAGTTCATTTTTGTAGGCTTCACAGATGATCCACAACTAGAGCTTGCCCTCTTTGTGGTGTTCTTGTTCATCTACCTTGCAAATGTAGTAGGGAATATAGGTATGGTCCTCCTGATAATTTTGGATGGACAGCTTCACACTCCCATGTACATCTTTATCTGCCACCTCTCTATAATGGACCTGGGCTACTCCACCGCCATAGCTCCTCGTATGTTGGCTGACTTCCTGCGCCATCCCAAGATCATCTCTTTCTCTAGCTGTGTCATTCAATTTGTATTTTTTGTGGCCTTTGTCGATGCTGAATGTTACACCTTAGCTGCCATGGCATATGATCGTTATGCAGCTATCTGCCGTCCTCTCCATTATACCACAGTCATGTCAAAGAAGGTCTGTGTGGTACTGGGGATTTTTTGCTACTTTGCAGGTCTGATGAGCATGGTAGCCCATACTAGCCTCACCTTCACTTTAGAATTCTGTGGTCCCAATATCATcaaccatttcttctgtgaaataCCTCCACTCATAGCATTATCTTGCTCTGACACTTCTAACAGTGAaattctcctctttttcttctgtggAGTCAATGAGATCAGCACCATCATTGTCATCCTGATCTCCTACTTCTACATCTTTGCTGCCATTTTGAGGATCCGTTCTGCTGAGGGCAGAAGCAAAGCCTTCTCCACCTGTGCTTCCCATCTGACTGGAGTCATACTCTTTTATGGGACAGTTATGTTTATGTATCTGAGACCACCCTCCAGCTATTCATTAGACCAGGACAAATGGGCCTCTGTGTTCTACACACTAGTGAATCCTGCACTGAACCCCCTAATCTACAGCCTGAGAAACAAAGACGTGAAGGAGGCTTTTCGAAGGGTCATCAGTAAAACAGTGTTTTTAAACTAA